The Thalassomonas actiniarum genome contains the following window.
ACCACCAGGTTGGCATTGGTACGTTCACGTTTTTCTGTGGTTACCAGGGAATCAAAATTCTGTGGGATAAAGACGTTGCCGGTATAAAGTTCGCCGGAGGCCGTTCTTGGCGTACCGCGGACAAAATCAGAATTTTCCCGCCAGCCCGCCGATTGCGCCCGGTTTAACCGGGTTTCACGCTCCAGGTAAGAAACCGCCAGTAAAACCCCGAAAGTTTCCTCATTAAAGGTATTACTGATTAAACCCGAGACTTGGGGGGTAGTTTCTTCACTGTTGCCGTCATAAATAGCTTTAACGCTACCGGCGGCTTTAAAGCCACCGACGGCGAAAGGCTTAGCGGTGTTAATGTTGACGGTAGAGCCGATACCGCCGGATTGCAGCGTGGCGGTTGACGTTTTATGTACATCTAAACTTCTGACCATTTCCGCGGCGATGGTATCAAAACTGAAATCACGCCCGGCATCTTCAGAGGCCTGCTGGCGGCCATTCACCAGCACGGTATTAAATTGCGGGCCAAAACCACGAACGGTGATTTTTTGTCCTTCGCCGCCGGATCTGTCGATGGAAACACCCGAGATACGCTGCAATGATTCCGCCAGGTTGGTATCGGGAAATTTACCGATATCTTCTGCTGAAATGGAGTCAACAACCCCGCCCGCTTCACGTTTGGTATCCATGGCGCGACCTAACGCACCTCTTATTCCCCTCACTTCAATGACTTCGGTTTCTTTCACCTGAGTCTCGGTTTCTGCCATCGTTGGTGTTGTTGCTACCGTGCCTAATACCGCTAACACCGAACTTGCAACCTTATTTTTTTTATAATGCGCCATGTCGTTATTTCTCTCAAAACTGGGATCTATCAAAATAGATAACTGCCCACTTTCGCTAATATCCGTTTTAAGGCCGGTATCTTTAAGCAAGATATTGAGTGCCTCCATAACCGAATATTTTCCCGACAAGGAATTCGTTTGTTTGCCCGCCATTTTATCCAGAGGGAAAAGCAAAGTAATATCCGCCTGTTCGGCAAAATTAATTAGCGATAAATCGGCTCTTTGTCTGGGAATATTAAAAGTAACGTTTTCCTGTAACTCTGCCGCATTAGCCCGATTGGATAAGCTAAAAACCATGACAATACAGATAAAATGTCGTGATAACTTTCGATATTTCCCCGGTATGGATTTACGCCATACATAAAACAAAGACGACTGGCCTTTTATTTTCCTCCATAGGAATTTATTAATTATTTCGGCTACTTTTTTTGAGAAAAAAGACATTCTGGTATTTTTTAACACCTAATTTTTATAATGCTTGTCGTAATATTCTATTGATATAGGCCGCCAGGGATAACAAGATAAGCAACTGAAAAATATCATCAAAAAAGAAGGTTTCTTTCCCTGCTCTGCTTATCTTTAGCTAAGCTTACGCCTATATCAGCTAAGACCATATGCAACTCCACTATGAATTACAACCGTTAAGCGATTTCCCTGAGGACGGCGCTGGCATTTATATTTGCCGTAGATCTGATACGCGCAAACAAGTAGGCTTAGTAGAAAAATAAGCCAGACGAAAATAGCCAAGAGAACATAGCGAAGATAAATAATTAAAAAAAAATCATTCTCTATGGCGGATTTTTTTAGCCGAATCGTCTTTATAGGTATTAACCCAAAATGTTTACCGAAATAAGACGCTTAAGTAAGACCTTAAATGAAACGAAGTCATAGTGTATCAGCAAGCATCAGCGACCTGTTCAGTGAACTTAAATGAGCTTAAAAAAGTAAAGAGCGGAGCCTGATGTCAAACGATACCGTGTTTTATAAAATATATTTAGCCTCGAGGAAAAGTATTTCCCGGCTGGTGTCGCGCATTGTCCCGCCACACGAAATAGAAGATATTGTTCAGGAAACCTATGTCCGTATTTGCCAGATTGAACACAAAGAAACGGTTAGCTCACCAAAATCGTTTATGTTCAAAACGGCGCGCAATCTGGCATTAGATTATCAAAAGCAGGCGAATGTTAAACGGCTTGATAATGTTGATGATATTCAGGTCTTAGAGCAGTTATTATCAGATGATAACAAAGACGAAATGTATGAAAGCGCCCTGACCGACAGCGAGTTTTCACATTTTTGTGAAGCGGTCAGGTTATTACCGCTGCAGTGTCGTAAGGTCTTTGTATTAAAGAAAGTTTATGGTTATTCTCAGCGTGAGATTGCTGAACAATTGAACCTTAGTGAAAGTACCGTGGAAAAACATATAGCAAACGGCATGAAACGTTGCGCCCTCTTTATGCGGAAAATAAACCATCAGACGCCGACCGTAACAACGGCGTCAGCAAAGAACATTGCCGGAGGATCTTATGAGTAATATTCATCAGATTCATGAACGCGCCCAAGACGAAGAACAACGCCTGGATGCTGCCAGTGACTGGATAGCAAAATTAGACCGGGGTTTATCACCCGGGGAGCAACAGCAGTTAAAAGCCTGGTTAGCCCAAGACGTGCATAACACCGCGGTACTGCTTGAAATCGCACAATTATGGGACAAAATGGCCGAACTCAGTCGTCTGTCGGATATCTTTCCGCAAGCGCCGGTTAAAAAGAAGAAAAATGCCCCCTGGCTGGTATCCATTGCCGCCTCGCTGGTGTTGGCGTTCGGTTTTTATCTCGGCAAGCAGACCTTTTTCCCTGCTCCGCTGGAATCACCTTCTGCTGTGGTGGCTATTCAGGCAAGTTATCAAACCGGCATAGGTGAAAGTAATACCATCAACTTACCCGATAGCAGCAAAATAGTGCTTAATACCAATAGCTTCGTCCAGGTAAAATATACCGAAAACGCCCGTATTATCGAGCTGCAACGTGGCGAAATTCATATTGATGTCGCACACGATAAATCCCGTCCGTTAAGTGTTATCGCCGGCGGTGAAATTATCCAGGCGGTAGGCACCGCCTTTAATGTCGAAGTGCGCGATGAACTGGTGGAGCTGATTGTCACCGACGGCAAGGTATTGGTCGCCAAAGAGGAAAAGTCCTCATTAAATGCCTTATTAGATAATGACCTCAAACAATTGGCGAAACGATTGCCGCCAAACGCCATGCTGATCTCTAAAGGGGAGAAAATCAACTTAGATGTCACCGGAAAAAGCCAACAAGCCAAAGTCAAAATAGACCCGGTTGAGATCGCCGCCAGCTTGTCATGGCGAAATGGCAACCTTATTTTTCGGGGTGAGTCTTTAGCTGAAGCCATGGCGGAGATAAGCCGGTATACCCAAATAGAATTTGAACTCGACAGCGATAAAAACCTTGAGCAGATACAAGTGGCCGGTATGTTTAAAACCGGGGATGTCACCGGGTTGCTGGATGTACTGAGCAGGAACTTTAATATCAGTTATGAAAAAGTGAGTCACGATAAAATTTTCCTGAAATACGCAGGTTAATTATCAAGACGAAACCATAAAAAACTCCCTTAGATCGTACCATACGATTCCCCATTATGATGAATAATGGGCTTTTTATATTTTACAGGTCACGGTTTTAACATTAGATAATAATAAAAGGATAAAGATTAATGAGCACACAAACTTCCTCTGATGGTTTACCCGATACCTTGCAACAAACAGAGGAAATTCAAGGATCATTCTTATATGTATTTTTTATCTCCTCAGTGGCGGCCATAGGCGGTTTTCTCTTTGGTTTTGACTCAGGCGTGATAAACGGCACAGTATCCGCGTTAGGTAAGACCTTTAATGCCAATGATGTCGCGACCGGTTTTAATGTTGCCTCGGTACTATTAGGCTGTGCCTTAGGCGCCTTGATGGCTGGCCCGGTAGCCGATCGTTTCGGGCGCAAGCCGGTGATGATAGTTACTGCCATTATTTTTGCCGTCAGCGCCTTTGGCTCAGGTATCTCAGATACGTCGGCTGAATTTATTTTTTATCGTTTGTTGGGGGGGCTTGGCATAGGCGCCGCCTCGGTATTAGCACCCGCTTATATTGCCGAAGTCGCTCCCGCCGCTTTACGTGGCCGCTTAGCAACCCTACAACAATTAGCCATAGTGCTCGGCCTGTTTGCTGCTTTTTTAAGCAACTACCTTATTGCCTCCAAGGCAGGTAGCGCCGAAGCAAGTTTTATCCTTGATTTGGCCGCCTGGCGCTGGATGTTCTGGGTAGAGCTTATCCCCTCTTTACTGTTTTTAACCGGGGTTATTTTTATACCTGAATCACCCAGGTATTTAGTGGCCCAAGGCAAAGTAGAAAAAGCCCGCAATGTCTTTAAGCGCATAGCAAACGGCACCCAAGACGAGCAAATTGCGCAAGTAAAAACGTCCTTACACGGCAATAAAAAACCAAGCCTGGCGGATCTCTTCCTTGAAGGACAGAAAAAAATTCATCCGATAATCTGGATCGGGATCGCCTTATCGGTATTCCAGCAATTTGTCGGCATCAATGTCGTCTTTTATTATGGCGCCGAGCTGTGGCAAGCGGCGGGGTTTGATGAGTCCCAATCATTATTTATTAACGTACTCACAGGCACCACCAATATCCTGTCAACCTTCATAGCCATCGCCCTGATCGACAAAGTCGGCCGCAAGCCGTTATTGCTGGTCGGTAGTGTCGGCATGTTTGTTTGTCTGGGAGCGCTAACCTTTATCTTTGGCACCAGCGGTTTTGATGCCGCAGGTAAACTGGCCTTGACGGAAAACATGGGCACCCTGGCGTTAATTATGGCCAACTTATTTGTGGTATTTTTTGGTTTAAGCTGGGGCCCGGTGGTTTGGGTGTTACTGGGTGAAATATTTAATAACCGCATTCGTGGTGCAGCCCTGGCAGTGGCGGCTAGCGCCCAATGGCTGGCAAACTTCGCCATCACCATGACTTTCCCAATAATACTAGCCAGTTTCGGATTGGCGGGAGCCTATGGTCTGTATGCGGCATCCGCCTTAGTCAGCATCTTCTTTGTGGTGAAATACATCAAGGAAACCAAAGGAGTATCCTTGGAAGCCATGTAGCTTAGCCTTCAACCTGGGGCTTCCAGCCCTTTTGATTCTATTCTAGTCACATAAAACAAGCAGTCATTGATGGCAATATCTTTGATGACTGCCCTCATAAAAGCCCGCTAACGGAAAATCCCCCTTACGATGAGGCATGACAGGAATTTCAGCGTGCCGCTCACAGGTGACAGCCGAAACTTGCTTGATATCGTTACCCGCAGCGATATTTCACGCACTACGATCAAAAATGAACAGCTGGAGTGTTGGGTTTAAACTTAAAAACTATTGAAATTTAATAATGAACTGATTACTTCCTATGATGAAATAACCTGATTTATCAACTATAGTCGTTTTCACTAAGTGAATATCAATGGAGGATGTTCTTTTGTTTAACAAAAATAAGTTTTATTCATATCAATTAGTTCCAACTCATCAATCTCAAATTATTACCAGTCGAGCCGACGTTAATATAATTTCTGCACACCACAAAGGGCCGTATTATGTTTGGTCTGTTTAAACGACATGAGGTGGAAATGTCACCCGAGGTACGTGGACGCATCACCAATGGCGACAAGCCTGTCGCTGGTATAGAAGTGGTACGTAGTCTTATGTATGAAGGATATAAAAAAGGAAAAGAGCAAAAAGAATACGCATTAACCGATACCAAGGGACAGTTCTCATTTGAGAAAAGAATCATAAAATCACGACTACCCGGGGATATGTTTGGGGCAAACATGCCTGTTATGCAATCCATTTATATCGAAAAAGATGATCCCAAAGATCAAGATGACCACTATTATTTTCTTTGGTCTACAAGCAAGAGCTGGCGTTCAATTCCCCCACTATCAGAACTAATGTTACAGCTTAATGCCGATTTACAAAACAAAGAAGTCCATCATGAAATTAACGCTGGAAATTATGGAGGACGTCAGAGACACCCTGTTATTTCAATATGTTACTGGAAGGGGGAGCTAATTTCGACCTATTTTAACAATGAGTTGATTGCTTCTTATGATGAAGTAATTTGACTTTTTTACTACGAAATAAAGATATTATTTTAAGGACAAAATATGACTGAAATTTCACCTTCGGTTGCTTCAGATCTTGCGGCTGCCGCATACAGTATTAAGGGGCCGGTTCCGAAAGGTTTCATTTTACCGCTTAATGCTGAGACAAGGAAGCATTTCAAATTTAATCTATCAGAACATATCTATACCGGTACTTCAGGCGGCTTTTTCTGCCGCCAGACAACAGGCTTTGTTTTAATCGGCCAAGGCTATAGCCGGGAGCATAAAAACGATCATGTAATAGCTATCCGCGGCACGGATTCATTAGCCGATGCCCTCACCGACATTACCTACCATAGCTGTAACAGTGATAACGGCGCTTCGGTACATACCGGTTTTCAAAGTACATTTGCTTCGTTCAGATCCGGCTTAATGGCCTATTTCAACCAACCGGGTCTCTTTAACGGCAACAGTATTATCCATTGTGTCGGCCATAGCCTGGGGGCGCACTTGCATCCTTAACCGCAGACTGGATTAAAACAGAATTTAAAAGAAATGTTTATCTCTACACCTTCGGCGCTCCCAGGGTTGGTAAAAAAGACTATGCCATTAATAACAGTGTCCGGGTGAAAAAAATGTTTCGTTGTGTTCATGGCGCAGATCCTGTACCGAAAATGCCGGTATGGCCCTTTTACCATGCCCCTATCAATGGCCATGAATACATATTGTCCCGTGCCCAGGGCATAGATCATAAAGCTCACCTTATGGGAGATAGCCCGGGCTATATTAACACCGCAAACGTTAACGACTGGGAAAGCTTACATTGCCAGGCCGCCTGTTCCGCCAGTCAGCGGGTGGTGCCCAACTACCAAAACCGCACTGAAAGTACCTATTCAAGCTTTTGGGCCGACAAAATTGCCGCAGCGTTAATGACGGTAATGATAGACGGCGGCGCCACAACCATTATCGCTTCTCTTCAGGCCACGGGCGCCACCATAGGTACGGTATACGACATCATGGCCAGGGCCTTGGTTGATATCTCGAAAATCGTCGGCATGGAAAAACAACTCAAAGGCGTATTAGGCTATATGCTGGTTTTTGCCGGCAAAAGTGCCTATATACCGATTGAATTTACCTATAAATTTATCCGCTGGGTATTCACTGTCACTATCGCCCGGTTACAAAAAGCCGCAAAGCTGGCGCTAAAGCAAAACAATTAGAAACCGACTAACCATTATCAGTGATACGGCCTGTTAATCCCAATCGCAGCAAGCCATAAAGATACCGGATATCAATATGGGACGTCCACAAGTTGCCCCCAAAGATCAGTATGAAAGAAAGGTTCTGCTCAGCAACTTATTGCAATACGGCCTTTTCCCGGAGTTTATGGTGCGCTGTTTAACTTCTACTGTGCGCACAGAACTGCCCTTATTGAATATTAAGGGCGGCGAGTTTCAAGATCATCGAATTTGTGGGATAAGGCCTAAAGACTGTAGCTGCCACATTCCCGACATTAGGTGGCTGGCACTTAAAGCGAATTTGGATTAGATTTTGTATCGATAATGCCACAATAAGCGGCTTAGTAATCTT
Protein-coding sequences here:
- a CDS encoding DUF6795 domain-containing protein — translated: MFGLFKRHEVEMSPEVRGRITNGDKPVAGIEVVRSLMYEGYKKGKEQKEYALTDTKGQFSFEKRIIKSRLPGDMFGANMPVMQSIYIEKDDPKDQDDHYYFLWSTSKSWRSIPPLSELMLQLNADLQNKEVHHEINAGNYGGRQRHPVISICYWKGELISTYFNNELIASYDEVI
- a CDS encoding RNA polymerase sigma factor; translation: MSNDTVFYKIYLASRKSISRLVSRIVPPHEIEDIVQETYVRICQIEHKETVSSPKSFMFKTARNLALDYQKQANVKRLDNVDDIQVLEQLLSDDNKDEMYESALTDSEFSHFCEAVRLLPLQCRKVFVLKKVYGYSQREIAEQLNLSESTVEKHIANGMKRCALFMRKINHQTPTVTTASAKNIAGGSYE
- a CDS encoding sugar porter family MFS transporter, yielding MSTQTSSDGLPDTLQQTEEIQGSFLYVFFISSVAAIGGFLFGFDSGVINGTVSALGKTFNANDVATGFNVASVLLGCALGALMAGPVADRFGRKPVMIVTAIIFAVSAFGSGISDTSAEFIFYRLLGGLGIGAASVLAPAYIAEVAPAALRGRLATLQQLAIVLGLFAAFLSNYLIASKAGSAEASFILDLAAWRWMFWVELIPSLLFLTGVIFIPESPRYLVAQGKVEKARNVFKRIANGTQDEQIAQVKTSLHGNKKPSLADLFLEGQKKIHPIIWIGIALSVFQQFVGINVVFYYGAELWQAAGFDESQSLFINVLTGTTNILSTFIAIALIDKVGRKPLLLVGSVGMFVCLGALTFIFGTSGFDAAGKLALTENMGTLALIMANLFVVFFGLSWGPVVWVLLGEIFNNRIRGAALAVAASAQWLANFAITMTFPIILASFGLAGAYGLYAASALVSIFFVVKYIKETKGVSLEAM
- a CDS encoding FecR family protein — translated: MSNIHQIHERAQDEEQRLDAASDWIAKLDRGLSPGEQQQLKAWLAQDVHNTAVLLEIAQLWDKMAELSRLSDIFPQAPVKKKKNAPWLVSIAASLVLAFGFYLGKQTFFPAPLESPSAVVAIQASYQTGIGESNTINLPDSSKIVLNTNSFVQVKYTENARIIELQRGEIHIDVAHDKSRPLSVIAGGEIIQAVGTAFNVEVRDELVELIVTDGKVLVAKEEKSSLNALLDNDLKQLAKRLPPNAMLISKGEKINLDVTGKSQQAKVKIDPVEIAASLSWRNGNLIFRGESLAEAMAEISRYTQIEFELDSDKNLEQIQVAGMFKTGDVTGLLDVLSRNFNISYEKVSHDKIFLKYAG